One genomic window of Ottowia oryzae includes the following:
- a CDS encoding heme biosynthesis protein HemY, with the protein MRVALWFMGLFGAAVALALFAGENEGTVTVFWPPHRVDMSVNLVLLLLLAAFALLYFGLRAFAAMVELPRQARRWRSQQRERAAHASMMDAMAQYSAGRYLRARKSAEAVLAREQALRESGDTLPHRASLRTLAHLTVAESAHALQDQATRDTHLALALDRAAAPGAAPELREGVLLRAARWALNDRDPGAAMARLDELPAGANRRTAALRVKLKAARLSGREREALDTARLLAKHGAFSPAAAATLVRGLAGDQIAQARDAAELSAIWSSLDAGDRAMPELALRAAQRMLALGGDQAVLREWLRPVWGEMLAHPESLAPAQRVRMARVLEAGMAPNGSTDDPEWLARVEAAQQAHPRDPVLQYLAGMACMHRGLWGRAQLLLTQAARGLQDAGLRGGAWRALAQLAEQRGDEAAAAQAWRAAALA; encoded by the coding sequence ATGCGCGTTGCTCTGTGGTTCATGGGTTTGTTTGGCGCAGCCGTGGCGCTGGCGCTGTTTGCGGGCGAAAACGAGGGCACCGTCACCGTCTTCTGGCCGCCGCACCGGGTGGACATGTCGGTCAACCTCGTGCTGCTGTTGCTGCTGGCAGCCTTTGCGCTGCTGTATTTCGGCCTGCGCGCGTTCGCGGCGATGGTCGAATTGCCCCGTCAGGCGCGGCGCTGGCGCTCGCAGCAGCGTGAGCGCGCCGCCCACGCCTCGATGATGGACGCCATGGCGCAGTACAGCGCCGGGCGCTACCTGCGCGCTCGCAAATCGGCTGAAGCCGTGCTGGCGCGCGAGCAGGCCCTGCGTGAGTCGGGCGACACCTTGCCGCACCGCGCCAGCCTGCGCACGCTGGCGCACCTCACGGTGGCCGAAAGCGCCCACGCCCTGCAGGACCAGGCCACGCGCGACACGCACCTGGCGTTGGCACTCGACCGCGCCGCCGCCCCCGGCGCCGCGCCCGAGCTGCGCGAAGGCGTGCTGCTGCGCGCCGCGCGCTGGGCCCTCAACGACCGCGACCCCGGCGCCGCCATGGCCCGCCTGGACGAACTGCCCGCCGGCGCCAACCGCCGCACCGCCGCGCTGCGCGTCAAGCTGAAGGCGGCCCGCCTGTCCGGCCGCGAGCGCGAGGCGTTGGACACGGCCCGCCTGCTGGCCAAGCACGGCGCTTTTTCGCCCGCCGCGGCGGCCACGCTGGTGCGCGGCCTGGCGGGCGACCAGATCGCCCAGGCCCGCGACGCGGCCGAGCTGAGCGCGATCTGGTCATCGCTCGACGCGGGCGACCGCGCCATGCCCGAGCTGGCCTTGCGCGCTGCGCAGCGCATGCTGGCGCTGGGCGGTGACCAGGCGGTGCTGCGCGAATGGCTGCGGCCCGTGTGGGGCGAGATGCTGGCCCACCCCGAGAGCCTGGCGCCCGCCCAGCGGGTGCGCATGGCGCGCGTGCTGGAAGCCGGCATGGCGCCCAACGGCAGCACGGACGACCCCGAATGGCTGGCCCGCGTGGAAGCCGCCCAGCAGGCGCACCCGCGCGACCCGGTCTTGCAGTACCTGGCCGGCATGGCGTGCATGCACCGTGGCCTGTGGGGCAGGGCGCAGCTGCTGCTGACCCAGGCCGCACGCGGCTTGCAAGATGCCGGCCTGCGGGGTGGCGCTTGGCGTGCCCTGGCGCAATTGGCGGAGCAGCGCGGCGACGAAGCCGCAGCGGCACAAGCCTGGCGCGCAGCCGCGCTGGCCTGA
- a CDS encoding sensor histidine kinase, which translates to MDDSQILSTFIERKLPRRAPAPPGPVLVFDACQVGVVLRAVLFVEVVAAVAVMYFAESLIDWATRLSVMTAGVLPATLLWLIVACALKRPLARLGEGLQITAGIALGALAGLYACGMLTLLNLAPTPPWVASAFTGALLAAGLVAGLVWRVRGRTPAATTARLAELQSRIRPHFLFNTLNSAIALVRAEPAKAERVLEDLSDLFRHALADQEDSSTIGQEIDLARGYLEIEQVRFGRRLRVEWSLDERVNEARLPPLILQPLVENAVKHGVEPSARGAQLRVSTQLRGPVALIKVTNTVPAGQGQRGHGIALANVRSRLRLLHDLHGSFRTALVDGVYQARIEVPMPEKATRA; encoded by the coding sequence ATGGACGATTCTCAAATTCTATCGACCTTCATCGAGCGCAAGTTACCGCGCCGCGCCCCCGCGCCGCCTGGGCCGGTGCTGGTGTTTGACGCATGTCAGGTCGGCGTGGTGTTGCGGGCCGTGTTGTTCGTCGAAGTGGTGGCGGCGGTGGCCGTGATGTACTTCGCCGAAAGCCTGATCGACTGGGCCACGCGCCTGTCGGTGATGACGGCCGGGGTCTTGCCAGCCACCTTGCTGTGGCTGATCGTGGCCTGCGCTTTGAAGCGGCCGCTGGCCCGGCTGGGCGAGGGCCTGCAGATCACCGCCGGCATTGCCTTGGGCGCGTTGGCCGGGCTGTATGCGTGCGGAATGCTGACATTGCTCAACCTGGCGCCCACGCCGCCGTGGGTGGCCAGTGCCTTCACGGGTGCGCTGCTGGCGGCCGGGCTGGTGGCGGGGCTGGTGTGGCGCGTGCGGGGGCGCACGCCGGCGGCCACCACGGCGCGGCTGGCCGAGCTGCAGTCGCGCATTCGCCCGCACTTCCTGTTCAACACGCTCAATTCGGCCATCGCCCTGGTGCGCGCCGAGCCGGCCAAGGCCGAGCGCGTGCTGGAAGACCTGTCCGATCTGTTTCGCCACGCGCTGGCCGATCAGGAAGACAGCTCCACCATCGGGCAAGAGATCGACCTGGCGCGCGGCTACCTCGAGATCGAACAGGTGCGCTTTGGCCGCCGCCTGCGGGTGGAATGGTCGCTGGACGAGCGCGTGAACGAGGCGCGCCTGCCGCCACTCATCTTGCAGCCGCTGGTCGAAAACGCCGTCAAGCACGGGGTTGAGCCCAGCGCGCGCGGCGCGCAGCTGCGCGTGTCCACCCAGCTGCGCGGGCCGGTGGCGCTCATCAAGGTGACCAACACCGTGCCCGCGGGTCAGGGCCAGCGCGGGCATGGCATTGCGCTGGCCAACGTGCGGTCGCGGTTGCGCTTGTTACATGATCTGCACGGCAGTTTCCGCACTGCATTGGTTGACGGCGTGTACCAGGCCCGTATCGAGGTGCCCATGCCAGAGAAAGCCACACGCGCGTGA
- a CDS encoding 4-amino-4-deoxy-L-arabinose-phospho-UDP flippase, with product MSLSIYLLGLICVLGIAAGQLMFKLTANAINTAGTIFSLAPLAWFTATIALYGITSIGWVLILRYADLGKIYPVMALAFVLVPLASHFIFGEQFPKGFYLGTALLIAGLLVIFTSGK from the coding sequence ATGAGTCTTTCAATCTACCTGCTGGGGCTGATCTGCGTACTGGGTATCGCAGCAGGCCAACTGATGTTCAAGCTGACGGCCAACGCCATCAACACTGCTGGCACTATCTTCAGCTTGGCGCCGCTGGCCTGGTTCACCGCCACCATTGCGCTGTATGGCATTACCTCCATCGGTTGGGTGCTAATTTTGCGCTACGCGGACCTGGGTAAGATTTATCCGGTAATGGCGCTGGCGTTTGTGCTGGTGCCACTGGCCAGCCATTTTATTTTTGGCGAGCAGTTTCCAAAGGGCTTTTACCTGGGCACCGCACTGCTCATCGCGGGTCTGCTGGTCATTTTCACGAGCGGAAAATGA
- a CDS encoding uroporphyrinogen-III synthase: MTGSASTRQGGASPSHTPGQAPAHAPVLVTRPQPEADRWVRALADHGIVAQALPLIEIAPISSSPALQRAQAALASWDVAMFVSPNAVRMFFELDQPLAQASPALAAITTRAWSPGPGTTTALIEAGWPADRIDAPAADAPQFDSEALWAQVGPQVRTGLRALIVRGGDGNAEPAGRDWLAARLLAAGSALDQVAAYQRVAPTPDAAWRARAQQAASDGSVWLFSSSQAVGHLQQCLPGQGWQRAHAIATHPRIAEAALAAGFGAVHGARPTLEAVASSIKSLHDA, encoded by the coding sequence TTGACCGGCTCTGCGTCCACCAGGCAGGGCGGCGCCTCGCCCTCGCATACGCCTGGGCAAGCGCCCGCCCACGCCCCGGTGCTGGTCACGCGGCCCCAGCCCGAAGCCGACCGCTGGGTGCGCGCGCTGGCCGATCACGGCATCGTCGCGCAGGCCTTGCCTTTGATCGAGATTGCGCCCATCAGCAGTTCGCCCGCCTTGCAGCGCGCCCAGGCGGCGCTGGCCAGCTGGGACGTGGCGATGTTCGTCAGCCCCAACGCCGTGCGCATGTTTTTTGAACTAGATCAGCCGCTAGCGCAGGCTTCACCAGCGCTGGCAGCTATCACAACCAGAGCATGGTCGCCGGGCCCCGGCACCACCACCGCTCTGATCGAAGCGGGCTGGCCGGCCGATCGCATCGACGCGCCCGCGGCCGACGCGCCGCAGTTCGATTCCGAAGCGCTGTGGGCGCAGGTGGGCCCGCAGGTGCGCACCGGGCTGCGCGCGCTGATCGTGCGCGGCGGCGACGGCAATGCCGAGCCTGCCGGGCGCGACTGGCTGGCTGCGCGCCTGTTGGCCGCCGGTTCTGCGCTGGACCAAGTCGCGGCCTACCAGCGCGTTGCGCCCACGCCCGATGCGGCCTGGCGCGCCCGCGCCCAGCAGGCCGCCAGCGACGGCAGCGTGTGGCTTTTCAGCAGTTCGCAGGCCGTGGGCCATCTTCAGCAATGCCTGCCGGGGCAGGGCTGGCAGCGCGCCCACGCCATCGCCACGCACCCGCGCATCGCCGAAGCCGCCCTCGCCGCCGGGTTTGGCGCGGTGCATGGCGCCCGCCCCACGCTGGAGGCGGTGGCCTCCTCGATAAAATCGCTGCATGACGCCTGA
- a CDS encoding DUF2142 domain-containing protein, which yields MRNGLPEASPTSLSTRGLRQLVLWWVVAMLCATLFTRLIPPFQSPDENVHLLRAAMLANGQVMLQPSTHPHIRDSGFVSRDFADFAEYGARSRPFYGTEHVNFVLRRTVAEFAEKHDWSGGLKLANSGGTGYYTPVIYVPHAAGLWVSRQLNLNLMASYQFTRALVVSLAITLAFYACSLWRPNALVLMLLLTPMSLFQWLAPTVDGLTTALLMLLLGLWVKLFRSPDGHRLRDEVLIYAIVFVLCTTRTHLITTLMIPLSLLYHRFNWRRLAALAALVVCVLGWQAYAASISGQTFLKRQHSTKEIILLYLSHPGEFFAALWRTWHFEPLVKFVRQGFVGLLGWSDAPLSRTKTTNIYRFLIAGAIATIWIGLPWLKKFNIVRASGLVMAVCSVFIAYFALAVGFNDYPTLLIDGIQGRYLIPVAILAAFSLGPVTAGIRQYKTIELALLTLFIPYSVYCLVELLMRYFGTSLFG from the coding sequence ATGAGGAATGGATTGCCAGAGGCGTCGCCTACTTCGCTGAGCACGCGCGGCCTGCGTCAATTGGTCTTGTGGTGGGTTGTCGCCATGCTGTGCGCGACCTTGTTCACCCGGTTGATTCCACCCTTTCAATCGCCCGACGAAAACGTTCACCTGCTGAGGGCCGCCATGCTGGCCAACGGCCAGGTCATGCTGCAGCCATCGACCCATCCGCATATTCGCGACAGTGGGTTCGTCAGCAGGGATTTCGCTGATTTCGCAGAATACGGCGCGCGGTCACGGCCGTTTTATGGAACGGAGCACGTAAATTTCGTGCTGCGCCGAACCGTAGCCGAGTTCGCAGAAAAACACGATTGGTCAGGGGGTCTGAAGTTAGCCAACTCCGGCGGGACGGGCTATTACACCCCCGTCATCTACGTTCCACACGCTGCCGGGCTCTGGGTTTCCAGGCAACTCAACCTGAATCTGATGGCGAGCTACCAGTTTACGCGGGCACTCGTTGTCAGCCTCGCGATTACCCTTGCGTTTTATGCCTGCAGCTTATGGCGCCCCAACGCGCTGGTCTTGATGCTGCTGTTAACGCCGATGTCTCTCTTTCAGTGGCTTGCCCCCACTGTGGACGGCCTGACTACGGCCTTGCTTATGCTTTTGCTCGGCCTGTGGGTCAAGCTGTTTCGCTCGCCAGACGGCCACCGGTTGCGCGACGAGGTGCTTATCTACGCCATTGTGTTCGTTCTATGCACGACGCGGACTCACCTTATCACCACCTTGATGATTCCGCTGTCCCTGCTGTACCACCGCTTCAACTGGCGTCGGTTGGCCGCGCTCGCAGCGTTGGTGGTTTGCGTTCTTGGATGGCAGGCGTATGCCGCCAGTATTTCGGGGCAAACATTCCTGAAACGGCAGCATTCGACCAAAGAAATCATCCTGCTGTACCTGAGCCATCCCGGCGAGTTCTTTGCTGCCCTATGGCGAACCTGGCATTTTGAGCCTCTCGTAAAATTTGTCCGCCAGGGATTTGTCGGCTTGCTGGGTTGGTCGGACGCTCCCTTGTCTCGCACCAAGACGACGAATATCTATCGCTTCCTGATTGCCGGTGCCATAGCGACGATATGGATCGGCCTTCCATGGCTTAAAAAATTCAACATTGTTCGTGCCAGCGGCCTGGTGATGGCGGTGTGCAGCGTATTCATCGCGTATTTCGCCTTAGCGGTCGGCTTCAACGATTACCCTACGCTGTTGATTGACGGCATTCAAGGGCGATACCTGATTCCCGTGGCCATTCTGGCGGCCTTTTCTTTGGGGCCTGTCACAGCGGGAATACGCCAATACAAAACGATTGAGCTGGCGCTGCTGACGCTCTTCATTCCCTACTCGGTTTATTGTTTGGTTGAGCTTTTGATGCGGTACTTCGGGACATCACTGTTCGGATAG
- a CDS encoding glycosyltransferase family 2 protein codes for MHFQDSRISVVIPSFRVRAHILGVLSRIGPEVAVIYVVDDCCPEQSGQWVASQCTDPRVRVLYHAENQGVGGAVMTGYLAAIEDGQDIVVKIDGDGQMDPALLPQFVAPLLSGDADYAKGNRFFHLDEIHQMPAIRLFGNAVLSFMSKVSTGYWGLFDPTNGYTAIQTRVASHLPMDQISKRYFFETDMLFRLNTLRAVVVDVPMDAFYGDEESNLRITKVLPEFLSKHVRNTFKRIFYNYYLRDLSLASFELPLGLCLSIFGLIFGAYRWWHVMETGVAATAGTVMLSALPLILGVQFLLAFLGADIANQPQKPVFRSFTIRKKPI; via the coding sequence ATGCATTTCCAAGATTCCAGGATCTCCGTCGTCATCCCCAGTTTTCGCGTCCGCGCGCACATCCTGGGTGTCCTGAGCCGCATTGGTCCCGAAGTCGCTGTCATCTACGTAGTGGACGACTGTTGCCCGGAACAGTCCGGCCAATGGGTTGCGTCCCAATGCACCGACCCCAGGGTGCGCGTGCTGTACCACGCTGAAAACCAGGGTGTCGGCGGCGCCGTGATGACCGGCTACCTGGCGGCCATCGAGGACGGCCAGGACATCGTCGTCAAGATCGACGGTGACGGGCAGATGGACCCGGCGCTGTTGCCGCAGTTCGTCGCGCCACTGCTGTCCGGCGATGCGGACTATGCCAAGGGCAACCGGTTCTTCCACCTGGATGAAATCCACCAGATGCCGGCCATTCGCCTCTTCGGCAATGCGGTGCTCTCGTTCATGAGCAAGGTTTCCACCGGCTATTGGGGCCTGTTTGACCCGACCAACGGCTACACCGCCATCCAGACGCGCGTTGCCAGCCATTTGCCAATGGATCAGATCAGCAAGCGCTACTTTTTCGAGACCGACATGCTGTTTCGGCTCAATACGCTGCGCGCCGTCGTAGTCGATGTGCCCATGGATGCTTTCTATGGCGACGAAGAAAGCAACTTGAGAATCACGAAAGTTCTTCCGGAGTTTCTATCCAAGCACGTTCGCAACACCTTCAAGCGGATTTTCTATAACTATTACTTGCGCGACCTTTCACTGGCGTCGTTCGAGTTGCCGCTGGGCCTGTGTTTAAGTATTTTTGGCCTGATTTTTGGCGCCTACCGGTGGTGGCACGTCATGGAAACTGGGGTTGCCGCCACCGCCGGTACCGTGATGCTTTCCGCCTTGCCGTTGATTCTGGGCGTCCAGTTTTTACTGGCTTTTCTGGGCGCTGACATTGCCAACCAGCCCCAGAAACCGGTCTTTCGATCCTTCACGATTCGCAAAAAACCCATTTGA
- a CDS encoding LytR/AlgR family response regulator transcription factor, giving the protein MTAPLNVLIVDDEPLARSRLRTLLGDCQQPAAVAAGEAGDANEAMALARRQPFDVVLLDIHMPGTDGIALAQALAQLPQPPAVVFVTAHAEHAVKAFELDAADYLTKPVRRERLQAALQKAERLTQINTAPAPDLAEQWLLISERGRTVRVPVSEVLYLKAELKYITVRTAQATHVLDDSLAQLEGRLPPRFVRIHRNALVARDAIRALVRQHEPDEGDGWAVRLAGIDELLPVSRRQVAALREALASCS; this is encoded by the coding sequence ATGACCGCCCCCCTGAACGTGCTGATCGTGGACGACGAGCCGCTGGCCCGCTCGCGCCTGCGCACGCTGCTGGGCGATTGCCAACAACCGGCCGCCGTGGCCGCGGGCGAGGCCGGCGACGCCAACGAGGCCATGGCCTTGGCGCGCCGCCAGCCGTTCGACGTGGTGCTGCTGGACATCCACATGCCCGGCACCGACGGCATTGCGCTGGCGCAGGCGCTGGCGCAGCTGCCCCAGCCGCCGGCGGTGGTCTTTGTCACCGCGCACGCCGAGCACGCCGTGAAGGCCTTCGAGCTGGACGCGGCCGACTACCTCACCAAGCCCGTTCGGCGCGAGCGCCTGCAGGCCGCGCTTCAAAAAGCAGAGCGCCTGACGCAAATCAACACAGCGCCAGCGCCTGATTTGGCTGAACAATGGCTGCTGATCAGCGAGCGTGGGCGCACCGTGCGCGTGCCCGTCAGCGAAGTGCTCTACCTGAAGGCCGAGCTGAAATACATCACCGTGCGCACCGCCCAGGCCACGCACGTGCTGGACGACAGCCTGGCGCAACTCGAAGGGCGCCTGCCCCCGCGCTTCGTGCGCATCCACCGCAACGCGCTCGTCGCGCGCGACGCCATCCGCGCCCTGGTGCGCCAGCACGAGCCGGACGAGGGCGACGGCTGGGCCGTGCGCCTGGCGGGCATCGACGAGCTGCTGCCCGTGTCGCGCCGCCAGGTGGCCGCGCTGCGCGAAGCGCTGGCCAGTTGCTCTTGA
- the argH gene encoding argininosuccinate lyase, whose protein sequence is MSTNQFDKKTEAWSALFSEPMSELVQRYTASVFFDKRLADADITGSLAHADMLAAQGIISPADLADIQRGMAQIRQEIADGRFEWKLALEDVHLNIEARLTQLVGDAGKRLHTGRSRNDQVATDIRLWLRGEIDLLIGLLRELQLALVDVAEKNVDVILPGFTHLQVAQPVSFAHHLLAYVEMFSRDEQRMQDVRRRVNQLPLGSAALAGTTYPLDRERVAKTLGMEGVCQNSLDAVSDRDFAIEFAAASALVMVHISRLSEELILWMSQNFAFIRIADRFTTGSSIMPQKKNPDVPELARGKTGRVVGHLMGLITLMKGQPLAYNKDNQEDKEPLFDTVDTLRDTLRIFVEMIGGQTNPATGAKEGGITVNAPAMQAAAQKGYATATDLADYLVKKGLPFRDAHETVAHAVKAAQAQGCDLSELPLDVLQGFHPAIAQDVYQVLSLRGSLEARNTLGGTAPTQVARQIEAQRARLARP, encoded by the coding sequence ATGTCCACCAATCAATTCGACAAGAAAACCGAAGCCTGGTCTGCCCTGTTCTCCGAACCCATGAGCGAGCTGGTGCAGCGCTACACGGCCAGCGTGTTTTTCGACAAGCGCCTGGCCGACGCCGACATCACGGGCAGCCTGGCGCACGCCGACATGCTGGCCGCGCAGGGCATCATCAGCCCCGCAGACTTGGCAGACATCCAGCGCGGCATGGCGCAGATCCGGCAAGAAATCGCCGATGGCCGGTTCGAATGGAAGCTGGCCCTCGAAGACGTGCACCTGAACATCGAGGCGCGCCTGACGCAGCTGGTGGGCGACGCCGGCAAGCGCCTGCACACCGGCCGCAGCCGCAACGACCAGGTCGCCACCGACATCCGCCTGTGGCTGCGCGGCGAGATCGACTTGCTGATCGGGCTGCTGCGTGAGCTGCAGCTGGCGCTGGTCGATGTGGCCGAGAAAAACGTCGACGTGATCCTGCCCGGCTTCACCCACCTACAGGTGGCGCAGCCCGTGAGCTTTGCGCACCACCTGCTGGCCTACGTGGAAATGTTCAGCCGCGACGAGCAGCGCATGCAGGACGTGCGCCGTCGCGTGAACCAGCTGCCCCTGGGCAGCGCCGCGCTGGCCGGCACCACCTACCCGCTGGACCGCGAGCGCGTCGCCAAAACCCTGGGCATGGAAGGCGTCTGCCAGAACAGCCTGGACGCCGTCAGCGACCGCGATTTTGCTATTGAATTCGCAGCTGCCAGCGCCCTGGTGATGGTGCACATCAGCCGATTGAGCGAAGAACTCATCCTGTGGATGAGCCAGAACTTCGCCTTCATCCGCATCGCCGATCGCTTCACCACCGGCAGCTCGATCATGCCGCAGAAGAAAAACCCCGACGTGCCCGAACTCGCGCGCGGCAAGACCGGCCGCGTGGTCGGCCACCTGATGGGCCTGATCACTCTGATGAAAGGCCAGCCGCTGGCCTACAACAAAGACAACCAGGAAGACAAAGAGCCGCTGTTCGACACCGTGGACACGCTGCGCGACACGCTGCGCATCTTTGTCGAGATGATCGGCGGCCAGACCAACCCCGCCACCGGCGCCAAGGAAGGTGGCATCACCGTCAACGCGCCCGCCATGCAGGCTGCCGCCCAAAAGGGCTACGCCACGGCGACCGACCTGGCCGATTACCTCGTCAAAAAAGGCCTGCCCTTCCGCGATGCGCATGAAACCGTGGCCCACGCGGTGAAGGCCGCGCAGGCGCAGGGGTGCGACCTTTCCGAACTGCCGCTGGACGTGCTGCAAGGCTTTCATCCCGCCATTGCGCAAGACGTGTACCAGGTGCTTTCGCTGCGGGGCAGCCTGGAAGCGCGCAACACCTTGGGCGGCACCGCGCCCACGCAGGTGGCCCGCCAGATCGAGGCGCAACGCGCTCGCCTGGCCCGGCCCTGA
- a CDS encoding uroporphyrinogen-III C-methyltransferase translates to MQPAMIAGWSVALVALTVSILLWQRVSGMQETLARQNAESGKQAAEARAVARQADDAVRDAAARLAALDARMADMAGYRSQLQELAQSASRARDENLAVDLEAALRLAQDQSQLTGSTAPLLAALRTADRRLGRSQDPRLGVAARAVARDLERVKTATVTDTAGLLGRIDQLLRQVDDLPVANDVGRASVASRQREAAAAEPANWWGRTWAAFRAEAESLLRVSRVERPEATMLTPDQAFFVRENLKLRLQGARLGFLARQYEAARSDLSAASTALGTWFDPASRRTQTAATLLQEAMAQSKSADLPRVEDSLVALGNAASGPGSSVGNGRSN, encoded by the coding sequence ATGCAGCCCGCCATGATCGCCGGCTGGTCGGTGGCGCTGGTGGCGCTCACCGTGTCGATCCTGCTGTGGCAGCGCGTCAGCGGCATGCAGGAGACGCTGGCCCGCCAGAACGCCGAATCCGGCAAGCAGGCGGCTGAGGCGCGCGCCGTGGCCCGCCAGGCAGACGATGCCGTGCGCGATGCCGCCGCTCGCCTGGCCGCGCTGGACGCGCGCATGGCCGACATGGCCGGCTATCGCAGCCAGCTGCAAGAGCTGGCGCAAAGCGCCTCGCGCGCCCGCGACGAAAACCTGGCGGTGGATCTGGAAGCCGCCCTGCGCCTGGCGCAAGACCAATCCCAGCTGACGGGCAGCACCGCGCCGCTGCTGGCCGCGCTGCGCACCGCCGACCGCCGCCTGGGTCGCTCGCAAGACCCGCGCCTGGGCGTGGCCGCGCGCGCCGTGGCGCGCGACCTGGAGCGGGTGAAAACCGCCACCGTCACCGACACCGCGGGGCTGCTGGGCCGCATCGACCAGTTGCTGCGGCAGGTGGACGACCTGCCCGTGGCCAACGACGTGGGGCGCGCCAGCGTCGCCAGCCGCCAGCGCGAGGCCGCCGCGGCCGAGCCGGCAAATTGGTGGGGTCGCACCTGGGCCGCCTTTCGCGCCGAGGCCGAGAGCCTGCTGCGCGTCAGCCGCGTCGAGCGGCCCGAGGCGACCATGCTCACCCCCGATCAGGCCTTTTTTGTGCGCGAAAACCTCAAGCTGCGCCTGCAAGGGGCGCGCCTGGGCTTTTTGGCGCGCCAGTACGAGGCCGCGCGCAGCGACCTGTCGGCGGCCAGCACGGCGCTGGGCACCTGGTTCGACCCGGCTTCGCGTCGCACGCAGACGGCCGCCACCCTGCTGCAAGAGGCGATGGCGCAAAGCAAGTCGGCCGACCTGCCGCGCGTCGAAGATTCGCTGGTGGCCTTGGGCAACGCCGCCTCGGGCCCTGGCAGCAGCGTCGGCAACGGACGGAGCAACTGA
- the hemC gene encoding hydroxymethylbilane synthase, with protein sequence MPLMLTIATRESRLALWQAEHVQQLLTVHGHRVDLLGMTTRGDQILDRTLSKVGGKGLFVKELETALAEGRAQLAVHSLKDVPMELPEGFALACVMAREDPRDAWVSPQCASLADLSAGAVVGTSSLRRTVLLRHTLSEMKRDDVRIEPLRGNLDTRLRKLDEGQYAGIVLAAAGLKRLGLGQRIRHIFSTDEMLPAAGQGALGIEIRADRADVAEALAPLVDQASWLAVAAERAVSRAMGGSCSMPLAAHATLQGDRLHLRGAWGDPEGAPQLVRAEAEGPVATLADAEALGQRVAEALGAGGAH encoded by the coding sequence ATGCCCTTGATGCTGACCATCGCCACCCGTGAAAGCCGCCTTGCCCTGTGGCAGGCCGAGCACGTCCAGCAGTTGCTGACGGTGCACGGCCACCGCGTCGATCTGCTGGGCATGACCACGCGCGGCGACCAGATCCTGGACCGCACCCTCAGCAAAGTGGGCGGCAAGGGCCTGTTTGTCAAAGAGCTGGAAACCGCGCTGGCCGAAGGCCGCGCCCAGCTGGCTGTGCATTCGCTCAAAGACGTGCCGATGGAGCTGCCAGAGGGCTTCGCGCTCGCCTGCGTGATGGCGCGCGAAGACCCGCGCGACGCCTGGGTGTCGCCCCAATGCGCCAGCCTGGCCGATCTGTCGGCCGGTGCCGTGGTGGGCACTTCCAGCCTGCGGCGCACGGTGCTGCTGCGCCACACGCTATCAGAAATGAAGCGCGACGATGTGCGCATCGAGCCGCTGCGCGGCAACCTGGACACGCGCCTGCGCAAGCTGGACGAAGGGCAATACGCCGGTATCGTGCTGGCGGCGGCGGGCTTGAAGCGCCTGGGCCTGGGCCAGCGCATTCGCCACATCTTCAGCACCGACGAAATGCTGCCCGCTGCTGGGCAGGGCGCGCTGGGCATCGAGATTCGCGCCGACCGCGCCGATGTGGCCGAAGCCCTGGCGCCCCTGGTCGACCAGGCCAGCTGGCTCGCCGTGGCGGCCGAGCGCGCCGTCAGCCGCGCCATGGGCGGCAGCTGCTCCATGCCCCTGGCCGCACACGCCACGCTGCAGGGCGACCGGCTGCATTTGCGCGGTGCCTGGGGCGACCCGGAAGGCGCGCCGCAACTGGTGCGCGCCGAAGCCGAAGGCCCCGTCGCCACGCTGGCCGATGCCGAAGCGCTGGGCCAGCGCGTGGCCGAAGCGCTGGGCGCAGGCGGGGCGCATTGA